A stretch of the Bacteroidales bacterium genome encodes the following:
- the galE gene encoding UDP-glucose 4-epimerase GalE, whose amino-acid sequence MKILVTGGTGYIGSHTVVELQQKGYEVIIIDNLSNSTKDVIYSIEKITGILPEFHQFDLCDEDATKNFFQKNKDISGVIHFAALKAVGESVEQPLKYYNNNISSLLNILKYMKEMQIKNFVFSSSCTVYGQPDVLPVDENSPIKAPFSPYGHTKQICEEIIRNTVGIFGMKSILLRYFNPIGAHESALIGELPLGVPNNLIPFITQTAIGKRDYLRVFGNDYNTPDGTCIRDYIHVVDLAKAHIVALERMMSNKTKSDCEVFNLGTGNGFSVLEVIHAFEKVSGVKLNYKFVERRAGDIEKVWANTDLANKELGWKAKQGIDEMVLSAWNWEKYLKEKESK is encoded by the coding sequence ATGAAAATATTAGTAACCGGTGGCACCGGCTATATTGGTTCGCATACTGTTGTTGAATTGCAGCAGAAAGGTTATGAAGTTATTATCATTGATAATCTTTCTAATTCAACAAAAGATGTAATTTATTCTATAGAAAAAATTACAGGAATATTACCGGAGTTTCATCAATTCGACCTTTGTGATGAAGATGCTACAAAAAATTTCTTTCAGAAAAATAAAGATATTTCAGGTGTAATACATTTCGCAGCGCTTAAAGCTGTTGGCGAATCGGTTGAACAGCCGCTGAAATATTACAATAATAATATTTCTTCATTGTTAAATATTTTGAAGTACATGAAAGAAATGCAAATAAAAAATTTTGTGTTTTCTTCTTCCTGTACGGTTTATGGCCAGCCTGATGTTTTGCCTGTTGATGAGAATTCACCAATAAAAGCACCATTCTCTCCTTATGGACATACTAAACAAATTTGTGAAGAAATCATCAGGAATACCGTTGGAATTTTTGGAATGAAATCAATTTTATTAAGATATTTCAATCCTATTGGAGCGCATGAATCGGCATTGATTGGCGAATTGCCGTTAGGTGTTCCAAATAATCTTATTCCTTTTATAACGCAGACTGCAATTGGTAAACGCGATTATCTTCGTGTTTTCGGAAATGATTACAATACTCCGGATGGCACATGTATCAGGGATTACATTCATGTTGTTGATTTGGCAAAAGCGCATATTGTTGCTTTGGAACGAATGATGAGCAATAAAACAAAATCGGATTGTGAAGTTTTTAATCTCGGTACTGGCAATGGTTTTTCTGTACTTGAAGTCATTCATGCATTTGAAAAAGTTAGTGGTGTAAAACTGAATTATAAATTTGTTGAACGTCGTGCAGGCGATATTGAGAAAGTGTGGGCAAACACTGATTTAGCAAATAAAGAATTAGGCTGGAAAGCAAAACAAGGAATTGATGAAATGGTGCTTTCTGCCTGGAATTGGGAAAAATATTTAAAAGAAAAAGAAAGTAAATAG
- a CDS encoding nucleotide sugar dehydrogenase, translating into MYDKLLKKETKLSVIGLGYVGLPIALEFAKKINVIGFDIKADRVEMMKNKIDPSEELPSSAFDGCNIKFTANPEDLKEATFHIVAVPTPIDDHNLPDLTPLIGATRTVGKILKKGDYVVYESTVYPGCTEEDCIPILEELSGLKFVKDFKVGFSPERINPGDKEHTITSILKVVSGCDAESLENVAKTYELVVKAGVHKASSIKVAESAKIIENTQRDVNIALMNELSIIFNRMGINTYEVLEAAGTKWNFLKFYPGLVGGHCIGVDPYYLTYKAKEFRYHAQIINSGRFVNDSMGFYVAKQTVKKIIAAGKNVLNSRVLVMGATFKEDVSDIRNSRVADVISELKSYGVKYEVVDPYASSKELKHEYGFELVEKPTGKYDAIIVAVNHQPYRELKEEYFKSIAAEKVILVDVKGIYRNKIKELTYWSL; encoded by the coding sequence ATATATGATAAATTATTAAAGAAAGAAACAAAGTTATCAGTGATTGGTTTAGGCTATGTAGGATTACCAATTGCTCTTGAGTTTGCTAAAAAAATAAATGTTATTGGTTTTGATATTAAAGCCGACAGGGTTGAAATGATGAAAAATAAAATCGACCCAAGCGAAGAACTGCCTTCATCAGCTTTTGATGGTTGCAACATTAAATTTACTGCAAATCCTGAAGATTTAAAAGAAGCAACATTTCATATTGTGGCTGTGCCAACTCCTATTGATGATCATAATCTTCCTGATTTAACTCCATTGATTGGTGCTACACGCACAGTTGGAAAAATTCTGAAAAAAGGAGATTACGTTGTTTACGAATCTACCGTTTATCCAGGTTGTACCGAAGAAGATTGCATTCCTATTCTTGAAGAATTATCAGGATTAAAATTTGTGAAAGATTTTAAAGTTGGTTTTTCTCCCGAAAGAATTAACCCGGGCGATAAAGAACATACGATAACCAGTATATTAAAAGTTGTTTCAGGTTGCGATGCTGAATCGTTGGAGAATGTTGCAAAAACATATGAATTAGTTGTAAAAGCTGGTGTGCATAAAGCATCGTCAATTAAAGTTGCCGAATCAGCTAAGATTATTGAAAACACTCAGCGCGATGTGAATATTGCTTTGATGAATGAACTCTCTATCATCTTCAACCGCATGGGAATTAATACTTACGAAGTGCTTGAAGCTGCCGGAACAAAATGGAACTTCCTGAAATTTTATCCTGGATTAGTTGGTGGGCACTGCATTGGTGTTGACCCATATTACCTTACTTATAAAGCAAAAGAATTTCGTTATCATGCACAGATAATAAATTCCGGAAGGTTTGTAAACGATTCGATGGGGTTTTATGTTGCTAAACAAACCGTGAAAAAAATTATCGCTGCCGGAAAAAATGTTTTGAACTCAAGAGTACTTGTAATGGGCGCTACTTTTAAAGAAGATGTTAGTGACATCCGCAATTCACGAGTAGCTGATGTTATTTCAGAGTTGAAATCGTATGGAGTAAAGTATGAAGTTGTTGACCCGTATGCTTCTTCAAAAGAATTGAAACACGAATATGGTTTTGAGTTGGTTGAAAAACCTACCGGAAAATATGATGCAATTATTGTTGCCGTGAATCATCAGCCATATCGCGAACTTAAAGAAGAATATTTTAAATCGATAGCGGCTGAAAAGGTTATCCTTGTTGATGTTAAAGGAATTTACAGAAATAAAATAAAAGAACTCACATACTGGAGTCTTTAA
- the nifJ gene encoding pyruvate:ferredoxin (flavodoxin) oxidoreductase: MEKKNFITCDGNYAAAHIAYMFSEVAAIYPITPSSTMAEYVDEWAANGRKNIFGDTVKLAEMQSEAGAAGAVHGSLQSGALTTTFTASQGLLLMIPNMYKISGELLPGVFHVSARSIAAQALSIFGDHSDVMSTRSCGFALLATSSVQEIMDLAAVAHLTAIKSRVPFLHFFDGFRTSAEVQKIEALSTEQMASLLDQKALQSFRDRALNPEHPFTRGTAQNPDIYFQSREAANKFYDAVPDMVEDYMQQLKKFTGREYHPFTYYGAPDAEHVIVAMGSITDLTKEVIDYLNTQGKKLGLITVHLYRPFSSKYFFNVLPKSVKRICVLDRTKEPGANGDPLYLDVRDMFYENPNPPMIIGGRYGLSSKDTTPSMVLSVYENLVSAKPKNHFTVGIVDDVTNLSLPVLPEISVTPKGTFEAKFYGLGADGTVGANKNSIKIIGETTDKYCQAYFAYDSKKSGGITVSHLRFGDKIIRAPYLVNTPDFVACHVPAYLEKYDMLKGLKKGGSFLLNSIWDEEETKKRLPDHMKKYLATNDIKFYVINATRIAEEIGMGNRTNSIMQAAFFKVSSVIPYDLAVKEMKKAIEKTYGRKGENVVKMNFASIDKGGEVKEIKVPADWKNIEVKTKKDDRKIPDFIKNVMEPINALKGDDLPVSAFKEREDGTFPCGTTEYEKRGVAVSVPEWLPENCIQCNQCALVCPHAAIRPFLFTEEETKKLPANTKTLKAVGKELEGYQFRIQVSVLDCTGCGNCEDVCPAKTKALVMKHLGTQTEEIARWDYIANKVSYKDNIIDKFKTFKNSQFAQPLFEFSGACGGCGETPYIKLITQLYGERMIVANATGCSSIYGGSAPATPYRACNRNGKGVAWANSLFEDNAEYGFGMALGVNKIRERIYRLMEEANATEIPAEMKEVFKGWMDSKDKAEESIVASEKVLKVIEKSNLPVAKQILDYKQYLVKKSVWAFGGDGWAYDIGYGGIDHVLASGEDINLLVLDTEVYSNTGGQSSKSTPIGAVAKFAASGKRIRKKDLGMMAISYGYVYVAQVAMGANNSQYFRALKEAEAYPGPSLIIAYAPCINHGIKAGMGKTQDQQDLAVKSGYWHLYRYNPLLEKEGKNPFTLDSKEPNWPDFQNFLESEVRYTSLKKAFPKDAEELFKAAEEAAKWRYNVYKRYSLMDYSK, encoded by the coding sequence AATTATTACCAGGTGTTTTTCATGTATCGGCAAGAAGCATAGCTGCTCAGGCATTATCAATTTTTGGCGATCACAGCGATGTGATGAGTACACGCTCATGCGGATTTGCACTTCTGGCAACAAGCAGCGTTCAGGAAATTATGGACCTCGCAGCAGTTGCTCATCTTACTGCAATAAAATCACGAGTTCCTTTCCTTCATTTCTTTGATGGTTTCCGTACTTCTGCTGAAGTTCAAAAAATAGAAGCACTTTCAACAGAGCAAATGGCAAGCCTTTTAGATCAGAAAGCATTACAGTCATTCCGCGACAGGGCATTAAATCCTGAACATCCTTTTACTCGCGGTACTGCTCAGAATCCTGATATTTATTTCCAATCACGCGAAGCTGCAAACAAATTCTATGATGCAGTTCCCGACATGGTTGAAGATTATATGCAACAACTGAAAAAATTCACCGGTCGCGAATACCACCCATTCACATATTACGGTGCACCCGATGCTGAACATGTAATTGTTGCTATGGGCTCAATCACTGATTTGACTAAGGAAGTAATCGATTATTTAAATACACAGGGGAAAAAATTAGGACTGATCACTGTTCATCTTTATCGTCCCTTCTCATCAAAATATTTCTTCAATGTTCTTCCAAAATCGGTAAAAAGAATTTGTGTTCTCGACCGTACTAAAGAACCGGGAGCAAACGGCGACCCATTATATCTTGATGTTCGCGACATGTTCTATGAAAACCCGAATCCTCCGATGATCATTGGCGGAAGATATGGACTGAGTTCAAAAGATACTACTCCTTCAATGGTATTATCGGTTTATGAAAACCTCGTTTCTGCAAAACCTAAGAATCATTTTACCGTTGGTATTGTTGATGATGTTACCAATCTTTCACTTCCTGTATTACCTGAAATCAGCGTAACTCCTAAAGGAACATTCGAAGCTAAATTCTACGGATTAGGCGCTGATGGTACTGTTGGTGCAAATAAAAATTCAATTAAAATTATTGGTGAAACAACAGATAAATATTGCCAGGCTTACTTTGCTTATGACTCTAAGAAATCAGGCGGTATCACTGTTTCGCATTTACGTTTCGGCGATAAAATAATTCGCGCTCCTTATCTTGTAAATACTCCCGACTTTGTTGCTTGCCACGTTCCTGCATATCTCGAAAAATATGATATGCTTAAAGGTTTGAAAAAAGGTGGCTCTTTCCTTCTAAACAGTATTTGGGATGAAGAAGAAACAAAGAAAAGATTGCCCGATCACATGAAAAAATATCTTGCAACTAATGATATAAAATTTTATGTAATCAATGCCACACGAATTGCTGAAGAGATAGGAATGGGTAACCGCACCAACTCAATCATGCAAGCAGCATTCTTTAAAGTTTCCAGTGTTATTCCTTATGATTTAGCTGTTAAGGAAATGAAGAAAGCTATTGAAAAAACTTATGGAAGAAAAGGTGAGAATGTTGTAAAAATGAACTTTGCTTCTATTGATAAAGGTGGAGAAGTTAAAGAAATTAAAGTTCCTGCAGATTGGAAAAATATAGAAGTAAAAACTAAAAAAGACGATAGGAAAATTCCTGATTTCATAAAAAATGTAATGGAACCTATCAACGCTCTTAAAGGGGACGACCTTCCTGTTAGCGCATTCAAAGAACGTGAAGACGGAACATTCCCCTGCGGAACTACTGAATATGAAAAAAGAGGTGTTGCTGTAAGTGTACCTGAATGGTTACCCGAAAATTGTATACAGTGTAACCAGTGTGCTTTGGTTTGTCCTCATGCTGCTATCAGGCCATTCTTATTTACTGAAGAAGAAACCAAGAAACTTCCGGCAAATACTAAAACGCTTAAAGCTGTTGGAAAAGAATTGGAAGGTTACCAGTTCAGAATCCAGGTGAGCGTATTGGATTGCACCGGTTGCGGCAATTGCGAAGATGTTTGTCCGGCTAAAACAAAAGCTCTTGTAATGAAACATCTCGGCACACAAACCGAAGAAATTGCAAGATGGGATTATATTGCTAACAAAGTTTCTTATAAAGATAATATTATTGATAAATTCAAAACATTTAAAAACAGCCAGTTTGCACAACCATTATTTGAATTCTCCGGTGCCTGTGGCGGTTGCGGTGAAACACCTTATATTAAATTGATCACCCAGTTATACGGCGAAAGAATGATTGTTGCCAATGCTACAGGATGTTCATCAATTTACGGCGGCTCTGCTCCTGCTACTCCATATCGTGCTTGTAACAGAAACGGAAAAGGTGTTGCATGGGCCAATTCATTATTTGAAGATAATGCAGAATATGGTTTTGGAATGGCACTTGGTGTAAATAAAATCAGGGAACGCATTTATCGTTTAATGGAAGAAGCGAATGCAACTGAAATTCCTGCCGAAATGAAAGAAGTTTTCAAAGGCTGGATGGACTCAAAAGATAAAGCAGAAGAATCAATCGTAGCATCCGAAAAAGTTTTAAAGGTCATTGAAAAAAGTAATCTGCCTGTTGCAAAACAAATTCTCGATTACAAACAATATTTGGTAAAGAAATCAGTATGGGCATTTGGTGGTGATGGCTGGGCTTATGATATTGGCTACGGTGGCATCGACCATGTACTGGCTTCAGGTGAAGATATCAACCTGCTTGTTCTCGATACTGAAGTGTATTCAAACACCGGTGGACAATCGTCAAAATCTACTCCTATAGGTGCTGTAGCAAAATTTGCTGCATCAGGAAAAAGAATTCGCAAAAAAGATTTAGGTATGATGGCCATATCATACGGTTACGTTTATGTTGCACAGGTTGCAATGGGCGCTAACAACAGTCAGTACTTCCGCGCACTGAAAGAAGCTGAAGCATATCCCGGACCATCATTGATTATTGCTTATGCTCCATGTATCAATCACGGAATAAAAGCAGGAATGGGCAAGACACAGGATCAGCAAGACCTTGCAGTAAAATCAGGATACTGGCATTTGTATCGTTATAATCCGCTTTTAGAAAAAGAAGGAAAGAATCCATTCACACTCGACTCGAAAGAGCCTAACTGGCCTGACTTCCAGAATTTCCTTGAAAGCGAAGTTCGTTATACTTCATTAAAGAAAGCTTTCCCGAAAGATGCTGAAGAATTATTCAAAGCTGCTGAAGAGGCTGCAAAATGGAGGTATAATGTTTACAAACGTTATTCCTTAATGGATTATTCAAAATAA
- the rfbB gene encoding dTDP-glucose 4,6-dehydratase: MKTLLITGGAGFIGSHVVRKFVKKYFDCKIVNLDKLTYAGNLNNITDIENEKNYEFVKGDIVDSNFINNLFIKYKFDGVIHLAAESHVDRSIESPMDFIMTNIVGTVNLLNAAKNIWKDNLEGKKFYHISTDEVYGSLSDEGFFTEETSYDPRSPYSASKASSDHIVRAYYHTYKLPVVISNCSNNYGANQFPEKLIPLCINNIKNNKPLPIYGKGENVRDWLWVEDHANAIDVIYHKGKIGETYNIGGNNEWTNIDLVRMLCKIMDKKLGRKERTSEQLITYVKDRAGHDLRYAIDSSKLQKELGWKPSLQFEEGLEKTVEWYLLNEEWLKNVTSGDYQKYYDNQYVKR; encoded by the coding sequence ATGAAAACTCTATTAATCACTGGTGGTGCGGGCTTTATAGGTTCGCATGTGGTAAGAAAATTTGTAAAAAAATATTTTGATTGTAAAATTGTAAATCTCGACAAGCTTACGTATGCCGGAAACCTTAACAATATCACCGATATTGAAAATGAAAAAAATTATGAATTTGTAAAAGGCGATATTGTTGATAGCAATTTTATTAATAATCTTTTTATAAAATATAAATTTGATGGCGTTATTCATCTTGCTGCCGAATCGCATGTAGACCGTTCCATTGAAAGCCCGATGGATTTTATAATGACAAACATTGTAGGAACAGTAAACCTTCTGAATGCAGCTAAAAATATTTGGAAAGATAATTTAGAAGGAAAGAAATTTTATCATATATCAACCGATGAAGTTTATGGTTCATTAAGCGATGAAGGTTTTTTTACCGAAGAAACTTCTTACGACCCGCGCAGTCCGTATTCCGCATCAAAAGCCAGCTCCGACCATATTGTAAGAGCATATTATCATACTTATAAACTTCCGGTTGTTATCAGTAATTGTTCGAACAACTACGGAGCAAACCAGTTTCCCGAAAAATTAATTCCACTTTGCATCAATAATATCAAAAATAATAAACCGCTTCCAATTTATGGAAAAGGCGAAAACGTGCGTGATTGGCTGTGGGTAGAAGACCACGCAAATGCAATTGATGTGATTTATCACAAAGGAAAAATTGGTGAAACATACAACATTGGCGGAAACAATGAGTGGACAAACATTGACCTTGTTCGAATGCTTTGCAAAATAATGGATAAAAAATTAGGCAGAAAAGAAAGAACATCTGAACAGTTGATTACTTATGTGAAAGACCGCGCAGGTCATGATTTGCGTTATGCCATTGATTCATCAAAATTGCAAAAAGAATTGGGATGGAAACCATCGCTTCAGTTTGAAGAAGGATTAGAAAAAACGGTTGAATGGTATCTTTTGAACGAAGAATGGTTGAAAAATGTAACGTCAGGCGATTACCAGAAATACTACGATAATCAGTATGTGAAACGATAA